One genomic region from Agelaius phoeniceus isolate bAgePho1 chromosome 25, bAgePho1.hap1, whole genome shotgun sequence encodes:
- the MED20 gene encoding mediator of RNA polymerase II transcription subunit 20 isoform X1 translates to MGVTCVSQVPVAEGKSVQQTVELLARRLEALGADKQGTFGVDCETYHTAAALGTQGQTGKLMYVMHNSEYPLSCFALFENGPCLVADANFDTLMVKLKGFFQNAKANKIESRGTRYQYCDFLVKLGTVTMGPSARGISVEVEYCPCVIANDCWNLLMEFMQSFMGSHTPGLPSVFGSKHDSTYSPGDTMVQYMELFNKIRKQQQVPVAGIR, encoded by the exons ATGGGGGTCACCTG CGTGTCGCAGGTGCCGGTGGCCGAGGGCAAGAGCGTGCAGCAGACGGTGGAGCTGCTGGCGCGGCGGCTGGAGGCGCTGGGCGCGGACAAGCAGGGCACGTTCGGCGTGGACTGCGAGACCTATCACACCGCGGCCGCCCTCGGCACGCAGG GGCAGACAGGGAAGCTGATGTACGTCATGCACAACTCCGAGTACCCCCTGAGCTGCTTCGCCCTCTTCGAGAACGGGCCCTGCCTGGTGGCCGATGCCAACTTTGACACCCTCATGGTGAAGCTCAAGGGCTTCTTCCAGAACGCCAAGGCCAACAAGATCGAGAGCCGCGGCACCCGCTACCAGTACTGCGACTTCCTGGTGAAGCTGGGCACGGTCACCATGGGCCCCAGCGCCAGGGGCATCTCCGTGGAG GTGGAATACTGCCCCTGTGTGATCGCCAACGACTGCTGGAACCTGCTGATGGAGTTCATGCAGAGCTTCATGGGCAGCCACACGCCCGGGCTCCCGTCAGTGTTCGGCTCCAAGCACGACAGCACCTACAGCCCCGGGGACACCATGGTGCAGTACATGGAGCTCTTCAACAAGATCCgcaagcagcagcaggtgccCGTGGCTGGCATCaggtga
- the MED20 gene encoding mediator of RNA polymerase II transcription subunit 20 isoform X2, giving the protein MGVTCVSQVPVAEGKSVQQTVELLARRLEALGADKQGTFGVDCETYHTAAALGTQALAVIAGQTGKLMYVMHNSEYPLSCFALFENGPCLVADANFDTLMVKLKGFFQNAKANKIESRGTRYQYCDFLVKLGTVTMGPSARGISVEVEYCPCVIANDCWNLLMEFMQSFMGSHTPGLPSVFGSKHDSTYSPGDTMVQYMELFNKIRKQQQVPVAGIR; this is encoded by the exons ATGGGGGTCACCTG CGTGTCGCAGGTGCCGGTGGCCGAGGGCAAGAGCGTGCAGCAGACGGTGGAGCTGCTGGCGCGGCGGCTGGAGGCGCTGGGCGCGGACAAGCAGGGCACGTTCGGCGTGGACTGCGAGACCTATCACACCGCGGCCGCCCTCGGCACGCAGG ccctggctgtgatTGCAGGGCAGACAGGGAAGCTGATGTACGTCATGCACAACTCCGAGTACCCCCTGAGCTGCTTCGCCCTCTTCGAGAACGGGCCCTGCCTGGTGGCCGATGCCAACTTTGACACCCTCATGGTGAAGCTCAAGGGCTTCTTCCAGAACGCCAAGGCCAACAAGATCGAGAGCCGCGGCACCCGCTACCAGTACTGCGACTTCCTGGTGAAGCTGGGCACGGTCACCATGGGCCCCAGCGCCAGGGGCATCTCCGTGGAG GTGGAATACTGCCCCTGTGTGATCGCCAACGACTGCTGGAACCTGCTGATGGAGTTCATGCAGAGCTTCATGGGCAGCCACACGCCCGGGCTCCCGTCAGTGTTCGGCTCCAAGCACGACAGCACCTACAGCCCCGGGGACACCATGGTGCAGTACATGGAGCTCTTCAACAAGATCCgcaagcagcagcaggtgccCGTGGCTGGCATCaggtga